The bacterium genome includes a window with the following:
- a CDS encoding GDP-mannose 4,6-dehydratase produces NYREAYGIHASNGILFNHESPNRGETFVTRKITRAVARISLGLEKKLYLGNMDALRDWGHARDYVEAMYLMLQQDEADDYVIATGVQYSVREFVEKAFAEVGIEIAWQGEGIDEKGFNRETGEVLVEVDPRYFRPTEVETLLGDPTKAKEKLGWSPKTSLAAMVAEMVAEDLKAAQREDLCAREGFEVFASHE; encoded by the coding sequence CAACTACCGCGAGGCCTACGGCATCCACGCCAGCAACGGCATCCTCTTCAACCACGAGTCGCCCAACCGCGGCGAGACCTTCGTCACCCGCAAGATCACCCGGGCGGTGGCCCGCATCTCCTTGGGCCTCGAGAAGAAGCTGTACCTGGGCAACATGGACGCCCTGCGCGACTGGGGCCACGCCCGGGACTACGTCGAAGCCATGTACCTCATGCTCCAGCAGGACGAGGCCGACGACTACGTCATCGCCACCGGCGTCCAGTACTCGGTGCGCGAGTTCGTGGAGAAGGCCTTCGCCGAGGTCGGGATCGAGATCGCCTGGCAGGGCGAGGGCATCGACGAGAAGGGCTTCAACCGTGAGACCGGCGAGGTGCTGGTCGAGGTCGACCCCCGCTACTTCCGCCCCACCGAGGTCGAGACCCTCTTGGGGGATCCGACCAAGGCCAAGGAGAAGCTCGGCTGGAGCCCGAAGACCTCGCTTGCGGCCATGGTCGCCGAGATGGTCGCCGAGGACCTGAAGGCCGCCCAGCGCGAGGACCTGTGCGCCCGTGAGGGCTTCGAGGTGTTCGCCTCCCATGAATAA
- a CDS encoding GDP-L-fucose synthase: protein MNKDARIYVAGHRGLVGSALVRRLEAEGYDNLLLRTSRELDLRDPAATLAFFEQERPEYVFLAAAKVGGIHANDTYPADFLADNLAIQSSVIQAAHATGVTKLLFLGSSCIYPKLAPQPIKEEYLLTGPLEPTNEWYAIAKIAGIKLCQAMNKQHGTRFISAMPTNLYGPNDNFDLLTSHVLPAMIRKFHEAKQNGTNVTLWGSGTPMREFLHVDDLADACVFLMKHYEGDAPVNVGTGTDVTIKELAELIAKVVGFEGELVWDSTKPDGTPRKLLDVSYLRSLGWQATISLEAGLQLTYEWFKGTYAQGALNPACASGGQS from the coding sequence ATGAATAAGGACGCCCGCATCTACGTGGCCGGCCACCGGGGGCTGGTCGGCTCGGCCCTGGTCCGCCGGCTCGAAGCCGAGGGGTACGACAACCTGCTCCTTCGCACCAGTCGCGAGCTGGACCTGCGGGATCCTGCCGCCACTCTGGCCTTCTTCGAACAAGAGCGGCCGGAGTACGTCTTCTTGGCCGCGGCCAAGGTCGGGGGGATCCACGCCAACGACACCTACCCCGCGGACTTTTTGGCGGATAACCTGGCCATCCAGTCGAGCGTCATCCAGGCGGCCCACGCCACGGGCGTGACCAAGCTGCTCTTCTTGGGCTCGAGCTGCATCTACCCCAAGCTAGCCCCACAGCCCATCAAGGAGGAGTACCTCCTGACCGGGCCGCTGGAGCCGACCAACGAGTGGTATGCGATCGCCAAGATCGCGGGCATCAAGCTGTGCCAGGCCATGAACAAGCAGCACGGCACCCGCTTCATCTCGGCCATGCCCACCAACCTCTACGGGCCCAACGACAACTTCGACCTTTTGACCTCGCACGTCCTGCCCGCGATGATCCGCAAGTTCCACGAGGCCAAGCAGAACGGGACGAACGTGACCCTCTGGGGCTCGGGCACGCCCATGCGCGAGTTCTTGCACGTGGATGACCTGGCGGATGCCTGCGTCTTCCTGATGAAGCACTACGAGGGGGACGCCCCCGTCAACGTGGGCACGGGCACCGACGTGACCATCAAGGAGCTGGCCGAGCTCATCGCCAAGGTGGTGGGCTTCGAGGGCGAGCTCGTCTGGGATAGCACCAAGCCCGACGGCACACCCCGCAAGCTCCTGGATGTGAGTTATCTGCGCTCCTTGGGATGGCAAGCCACCATCTCGCTGGAGGCCGGTTTGCAACTCACCTATGAGTGGTTCAAGGGAACCTACGCTCAAGGGGCTCTCAACCCTGCATGCGCTTCGGGAGGTCAGTCTTGA
- the rfbF gene encoding glucose-1-phosphate cytidylyltransferase yields MKVVILAGGLGTRLSEETDVKPKPMVTIGGKPIIWHIMKLYSSFGFNDFVICLGYKGYVIKEYFANYFLHMSDVTLDLVNNRMEIHQNSAEPWRVTLVDTGIDTMTGGRVKRIQPYIGDEPFMLTYGDGVANVDLHALVAFHQAQGKHCTITAVQPPGRFGALDLDPTGCVQSFQEKPAGDGSWINGGFFVMQPEVFDYIEDDTTILERAPLEGLTQAGQLAAFRHHGFWQPMDTLRDKQHLESLWNEGGAPWKRWDERPRVAQ; encoded by the coding sequence TTGAAAGTCGTCATTCTCGCGGGTGGCCTCGGCACGCGGCTGAGTGAAGAAACGGACGTGAAGCCGAAGCCGATGGTCACCATCGGCGGCAAGCCCATTATCTGGCACATCATGAAGCTCTATTCGAGCTTCGGCTTCAACGATTTCGTGATCTGCCTCGGGTACAAAGGCTACGTCATCAAAGAGTACTTCGCCAATTACTTCCTACACATGAGCGACGTGACGCTGGACCTGGTCAACAATCGCATGGAGATCCACCAGAACTCCGCCGAGCCGTGGCGCGTCACCCTGGTCGATACCGGCATCGACACGATGACCGGTGGGCGCGTCAAGCGAATTCAGCCTTATATTGGTGACGAGCCCTTCATGCTGACCTACGGCGACGGCGTCGCGAACGTGGACCTCCACGCGCTCGTCGCCTTCCATCAAGCCCAGGGCAAGCATTGCACCATCACGGCAGTCCAGCCCCCGGGCCGCTTTGGGGCGCTGGACCTGGACCCAACCGGCTGCGTGCAATCGTTCCAGGAAAAACCAGCGGGTGATGGCAGCTGGATCAACGGCGGCTTCTTCGTCATGCAACCGGAAGTGTTCGACTACATCGAGGACGACACGACGATCTTGGAGCGAGCCCCCCTCGAGGGCCTGACCCAGGCTGGGCAACTCGCCGCCTTCCGTCACCACGGCTTCTGGCAACCGATGGACACCCTCCGGGATAAGCAGCATCTCGAAAGTCTCTGGAACGAGGGCGGGGCCCCTTGGAAGCGCTGGGATGAGCGGCCGAGGGTCGCACAATGA
- the rfbG gene encoding CDP-glucose 4,6-dehydratase, translated as MTGFADSYRGKTVFITGHTGFKGSWLALWLTRLGAKVVGYALPPSGEQTLFEDLRLAELVTHIVGDVRDRNVLAQAMQTHRPDVVFHLAAQSLVRPSYAEPVETFETNVMGTVNLLEAVRQTSSVRACVVVTSDKCYENREWIYAYRENDAMGGFDPYSASKGCAELVTSSYRRSYFPPESHAVHGVGLASVRAGNVIGGGDWAVDRIVPDCMRALMNEQAIQVRNPSAIRPWQHVLEPLAGYLWLGSRLLQNAPTYSEGWNFGPHGTSNITVQAIVEAILQRWGSGSWVRPVESEAPHEAHFLKLDITKAVNALGWQPVFDINATIDAVVDWYAAYHHDAHLDVRAFTLRQIEAYERTAAQQGLAWAPAPCEVP; from the coding sequence ATGACGGGATTCGCCGATTCCTACCGCGGAAAGACCGTCTTCATCACCGGCCATACGGGCTTCAAGGGGAGCTGGCTCGCCCTCTGGTTGACCCGTCTGGGGGCCAAGGTGGTGGGCTACGCGCTCCCCCCCTCGGGCGAGCAAACCCTGTTCGAGGACCTGCGTCTGGCCGAACTCGTCACGCACATCGTGGGCGACGTGCGCGATCGCAACGTCCTGGCGCAGGCCATGCAGACCCATCGGCCGGACGTGGTCTTCCACCTCGCTGCCCAGTCGCTGGTCCGTCCTTCCTACGCCGAGCCAGTCGAAACCTTCGAGACCAACGTCATGGGCACGGTGAACCTCCTGGAGGCCGTGCGGCAGACCTCCTCGGTCCGCGCCTGTGTCGTCGTCACCAGCGACAAGTGCTACGAGAACCGCGAGTGGATCTACGCCTACCGCGAAAACGACGCCATGGGGGGCTTCGACCCCTACAGCGCCTCCAAGGGCTGCGCCGAGCTGGTCACGTCGTCCTATCGGCGCTCCTACTTCCCGCCGGAAAGCCACGCCGTCCATGGCGTCGGCCTGGCCTCGGTCCGGGCCGGCAACGTGATCGGCGGGGGCGACTGGGCCGTGGATCGCATCGTCCCCGACTGCATGCGGGCCCTGATGAACGAGCAGGCGATCCAGGTTCGAAACCCGTCGGCCATCCGCCCCTGGCAGCACGTCCTGGAGCCGCTCGCCGGCTACCTCTGGCTTGGAAGCCGCCTGCTTCAGAACGCCCCTACCTACTCGGAAGGCTGGAACTTCGGGCCCCATGGGACGAGCAACATCACCGTCCAGGCGATCGTCGAGGCCATCCTTCAGCGCTGGGGGAGCGGCTCCTGGGTTCGCCCGGTCGAATCCGAAGCGCCGCATGAGGCTCACTTCCTGAAGCTGGACATCACCAAGGCGGTCAACGCGCTTGGTTGGCAGCCAGTCTTCGACATCAACGCCACGATCGACGCCGTGGTCGATTGGTATGCCGCCTACCACCACGACGCGCATCTGGACGTGCGAGCCTTCACCCTCCGTCAAATCGAAGCCTATGAGCGCACCGCAGCCCAGCAAGGCCTAGCCTGGGCTCC